From the genome of Branchiostoma lanceolatum isolate klBraLanc5 chromosome 11, klBraLanc5.hap2, whole genome shotgun sequence:
ACATGCCATTCATCCTACAGGGCCTATGACCATACAGTATATTTGGTATCACGAAAGAAGGTCGACTTTTCATTGTGATTGCTATATTTCTGAAGGTCTTCCCATGGCTAAAATGAAAATGTGTCGAAAGTATCGACCGGTAGTGGCCTGACGAGTCCCCTCCTACATTCACCAACTCTGGTGCAATCTGCGGTCCATAGCAAACATTAGTCTGAAAAGACGCCCAGCGCCCCCTGATACACAACTGTACGGTACATTTATGAAAAATAATGCGTGGCAGGACAGCGTGTATAAATATCCTATGACCGCCATTGTTCCAGTGTGCAACCGACACCGCCGGGAAAAGTCGTGCGCAACGGTACATGATGGCGGGGTGGGCGGCGGAACGTCTTCCTGCCAGTTACCACAAATTCGGTCCGTAAATAGTGGACTACATTTCATTTCCACAAAAACAAGCTACTAATTTCAAAACTCTTCAGATTTTAATATCAATCTTCTCAAGTTTCTTTAACAGCAAAAGCACATTGGAACCATatctcaactacatgtacacaggttTTCATTAATCAGAGAACGAACCCCACGCCCATCCGACTTCGATACAACATTTAACATGATTGAAAACAATTGAAAACGAAAGTTTAGTGTCACTGCATATGAATGTGGACTAAAGACTTGTTGACAAAGATATCAAAGCAGACAAGAAAATCAATGCCAACGTTGTCTTGTGTGAAGGTAGCTGGTAAGAGAACATTAGGACTTACAGGTCCACAATATAACACTACACAAGGGTTCTGAAGAGTTAAGATAAAACTTAACGAGGGATTTGATGAGTACAGGAAACACTGACCAATAGATATGACGAGTAATGGTCTGGGGCCACTATTGCCGATCAAAAGTCAACAGTTGTCAGAACACATCCATTACTTCAACAAACTAACAACCTTTTTAAAGTCGCAGAATCACTTCATAAAGATAAAAATGTTCATGGGCTTATCTCATTTCTGGAAAACATATTTACAGCTGGAGTGACCATCGCATCTCGGCTGTCCAGGTTATTTGTTGTGCTCGGTGTCCTTCTCTCCCTGCGGCTTGTGTGAGGTGAGGGCAGCAGGCGGGGCACAGGCCGTCCAGGGAAGCCACAATCTCGCTCCCGCCAACTCAGTGCCGGGGACGGACGGCTTTCCTGCCGGGGACACGAACGGTGGGAGCCGGCCCATGGCCATGGAGAGGGTGGATGTGTGGTCGGACGGGAGGGGCCTGGACGTGCCGTCCTGGACTGACACACGGCCATGCGGAAAGAGGCTGTAAGGCCGACCCAGAAGTGCGTCCACTGAAAATGGAGTTATACGAGGCGAAAAAAGGAATTGTGGCGGTTGGTGTGTTGTAAAAGGAGAGAACGCAGATTTGGTCTCTTCGTGGCCGGCAGTGCTCCCTGGTGGACGGAACGCTGTGCCACCGCTGCTGCCGGGCAGAGACAGGCCTGCCTCGGGAGGTTTGTTTGGGATGCCCGGGTAGCTGGCTAGCACCGCTTCGTTGGCATTTAGGAAATGTTCTATGGCTTTGACAAGGTCACCATTGCATCCTTGCAAGACAAGGTCCAACACACTTCTCTTCTGCAGTGGGAAGATGCGCTGTAGGATCTCAATCGGGCTGAGTCTGCCGGGCCGAAAGCCGGCAGAGACTTCCGAACTATCCGAGCCGAACTTGGAGCTGAATGCGATCGTGTCACTACTGGCAGACGAGGTCCTCCTTCCTTGCGTGCCGCCTCTGTCAGGGGACACTTCGTCCTTCTCACTGCTACTGTCATCAGTGTTGCCGCTACTCTCTCTGCCATCTGAGGAGAAATGGTGCTCTTATTCATACGTACAACAAATCCTTTTTCTCAAAATTGTTGAGACTTACGTGTTTGTGCGTCACGCACATCCTAGCACATTGTACATCTAAACGAAGTGAAGCAGAGTTCGCAGTTATTCGGCAGACATATACTGTACTTAGCTAAATCAAGTTACTCCTGGTGTAAACTTTGCTTGCAAATAATGGGGGGTCTGTAACGTCTATAAcgttgaaattgaaattgagcGAGTAACTGCTTGAATGTTGAACTGTATGTTTTTCGTAGTTCCATCAATGCGGTAATGTAAAACATCTTTCAGCATGACGGTTTTGTGGACAGTTTTCATATATTGGGTAGTAACATCTCTTACTATGAAAATATCTAGATCTAGAGAGATGACGACGGAAGTGAGTCGTCCGTTCCGATGACTTGCACAACACGATACATCTATGGACGCAGAAGTCCCGACTTTTCAATATCTGCTGAATGGTTATTGGGCCTTACCATCATCCCTGTCAGGTCCGTCTGCGCTGTTGGGTTCATCGGTCTGCGAGTCGGGCCAGATCGGGCCGGGCGGCAGGTAGCCCGGTGAGCAGGCCCGTAGGCCCATGGCGATGGCGTCTTCCGCggcttgttgtcttttaagagCCACCTGTGCGGCCATGACACGCTGTCTCTCAGCGATAAGGTTGCATTTGGGACAGGTGCAGTCCCGATACCTGCAGTGGCGTTTGTGGCCTTTCAGCCAGCTGACGATGCCGTGGTTGCGACAGCGAGCACACTTCGGCCGCCTGGTGCCCTTCTCCGTCATCGGACGCAGCAACAGACTGCT
Proteins encoded in this window:
- the LOC136444456 gene encoding doublesex and mab-3 related transcription factor 3, truncated-like; amino-acid sequence: MMNSSLLLRPMTEKGTRRPKCARCRNHGIVSWLKGHKRHCRYRDCTCPKCNLIAERQRVMAAQVALKRQQAAEDAIAMGLRACSPGYLPPGPIWPDSQTDEPNSADGPDRDDDGRESSGNTDDSSSEKDEVSPDRGGTQGRRTSSASSDTIAFSSKFGSDSSEVSAGFRPGRLSPIEILQRIFPLQKRSVLDLVLQGCNGDLVKAIEHFLNANEAVLASYPGIPNKPPEAGLSLPGSSGGTAFRPPGSTAGHEETKSAFSPFTTHQPPQFLFSPRITPFSVDALLGRPYSLFPHGRVSVQDGTSRPLPSDHTSTLSMAMGRLPPFVSPAGKPSVPGTELAGARLWLPWTACAPPAALTSHKPQGEKDTEHNK